The genomic stretch tgaaactaatggctcccaaggagcaagtgataatcttgatgatgtaggtggtgaaccattgagggatgccatgaagaacatgccggtgggagacatcaagccaaaagaagatgatgatgatgtacaAATCATTGAgcgaccatccacctcacaaggtccacaagatgaagacaaggatgtgagagacgctcatgaagacacccaagtcactcatgagcaatcggtggcacaagcacaagatgttgatgctccccaaccaactcctcaagtggcaccaagaagaacatcacatctcctccaagatcactctcaagatctcatcatcgggagtccatcacgtggtgtaactactcgttctagacatgctttatttattgaacatcacgcttttgtgtctcttgaagatgaaccaaagactatagaggaagctcttcgtgatgcggattggatcatggccatgcaagaggagttaaataacttcactcgcaaccaagtatggacacttgaagagcgacccaaagatgcaagagtgattggaacaaagtgggtcttccgcaacaagaaagatgatcaaggcaaagtggtgcgcaacaaggcaagacttgtggcaaaaggcttttcacaagtggaaggtcttgacttcggtgaaacctttgcaccggtggcaagacttgaagcaatccgtatcctacttgcatatgcatctagtcatgatatcaaattatttcaaatggatgtgaaaagtgcttttttaaatggctatattaatgagcttgtctatgttgagcaaccccccggttttgaagaccctaggtaccccaagcatgtctaccgtttgtccaaggctctctatggtctcaagcaagctcctagagcttggtatgagagacttagggacttcctcattgagaagggcttcaagattgggaaagttgacacaacactcttcaccaagaaaatgaatggggaaatcttcatttgccaagtttatgttgatgatattatttttggctctactaatgaagatttttgcaaggaatttggtgatttgatgtccaaggagtttgagatgtccatgattggcgagctatccttcttcctaggatttcaagtcaagcaaatgaagaaaggggtctttatctctcaagagaagtatactcaagatcttctcaagagattcaagatgatggattgcaagccaatcaagactcccatggcatcaaatgggcatctcgacttggatgagggaggtaaccctattgacaagactctctatcgttccatgataggaagtctactctacctcaccgcatctaggcccgatataatgtttagtgtgtgtatgtgtgctaggtatcaagcaatgcctatggaatctcacttgattgcggtcaagagaattcttaggtatctaaaatacacaccttgcctaggcttgtggtatcccaaaggtgcaagattccaacttgtaggctattccgattcggattatgccgggtgccggattgatagaaaaagcacatccggagggtgccatttcctaggtagatcacttgtctcttggatgtcaaagaaacaaaatagtgttgccttatcaacggccgaggcggaatacatagccgccggtgcttgttgtgcacaaatactctatatgaaacaaactttgctagactatggagtagtgctagacaaagtacccttgttgtgtgacaacgaaagtgccgtaaaacttgcaaacaacccggttcaacacacccgcacaaaacatattgacatccgccaccactttcttagggatcacgttgctaaaggtgacataaccctagagaatgtgggaacggaaaatcaattagcggatatcttcacaaaacccctagatgaagctaggttttgtatgttgagaaatgaacttaatgtgcttgacatgtctaacttcactaagagataaaaagttgtgtgttgaatcttgtaaataatttttgctttgcatatcatgcatgctaaaactaaaaattcaaattgcatgtagggcttgtctaacatggttaagataacccccttgagtgtgtgaaaaagcttaaccttggatcaaacttgacaagcattagtttatttTCAAGAATTGCACTACAACTCATTTCATATGCATTCTTGTTAgttgatctttttttttttcggtTATttattgagcatccgctgtgttcgtccatagatagggggagcattccaagctcattatgattcaagcccctagctttatggccatacgatgctccttggtgattttctcgaactattttcttaaaaaatctactaagcctatggctaattatttgtgaaaacttgagggtttgagagatgtcactcataccagttccatttggtgtttagtTGTGTGCTTtcgaagatggaacttggttgggtcaaagtcgggcgtggagcttagttgaaaaagtgctcagaggagcaccggacgatgcaccggacgctgcatctgagcgtccggtgcggtgcagtgcgccagactgcactcaccggacgcaggaacagtatcCCTGTTGCGTCCGGtgaagtgcgtccggtgctcaccaggcgtcacctgaagcaccggacgctaaagccagcgtccggtgcccatcgtccggtgcgatgccaaaatgcaaacctctctgcgcatgagtccggtggtcaccggacgcgtccggtgcaacataaagagcgtccggtgaccccgcggcgggcggaTATAACCCGCGCCCAGGGGTTTCTCGCGGCCGGTTCCTTTCCTCTCCGCTCTCTGGCCGCGCCCGCGTCCTCGCCCTGCCctagcgccgccgctgccgtcgaTTCCCGACCCTCCGCGGCGCCCTTGGAATCTTCCCTCGCGCCAGATCCACTAAGGGAATCCCTCCCTTTCCCTCTCCTCGCCAGTGCTCTTCTCTCCTCGAagagttagggtttggggtaAGATTCTTGAACCTCGCCCTCAAAGTGTTTGTTTTATCGTATGAATAGATTAGATTGTTGT from Sorghum bicolor cultivar BTx623 chromosome 3, Sorghum_bicolor_NCBIv3, whole genome shotgun sequence encodes the following:
- the LOC110433859 gene encoding uncharacterized protein LOC110433859, whose translation is KSAFLNGYINELVYVEQPPGFEDPRYPKHVYRLSKALYGLKQAPRAWYERLRDFLIEKGFKIGKVDTTLFTKKMNGEIFICQVYVDDIIFGSTNEDFCKEFGDLMSKEFEMSMIGELSFFLGFQVKQMKKGVFISQEKYTQDLLKRFKMMDCKPIKTPMASNGHLDLDEGGNPIDKTLYRSMIGSLLYLTASRPDIMFSVCMCARYQAMPMESHLIAVKRILRYLKYTPCLGLWYPKGARFQLVGYSDSDYAGCRIDRKSTSGGCHFLGRSLVSWMSKKQNSVALSTAEAEYIAAGACCAQILYMKQTLLDYGVVLDKVPLLCDNESAVKLANNPVQHTRTKHID